The Alnus glutinosa chromosome 1, dhAlnGlut1.1, whole genome shotgun sequence region ttctcaaaaaccctaattccaAAATTCCCGAAATCCCTAATCGAAAATCTCTAATTcccaaaattctcaaattttgcAAAATCCCTAATTCCCAAATTTTGCAAAATCATTAATTTTGACACAGCAACAAAAGTGGTTTTAATTACCTTGTAGTTAACATAGCAAAGAAATCTTTTACCGTTACTGTCTTTGGTCCATGTGGTTCTCATTTGTACTTCTATGCCtcataaccattttttttctagCCAATGTGGACATGCTTGCAGGAGAAGTCGAACTTGTTGCACTTCCACTGAAATTGTATTCTTTTCCTCCAAGGACATCGTCATCTACTTGATCATCCATGCTACTTGAAAACTTCAACAATATTGTAGGAACTTGAAGAGGGAAGCGTTGAAGCTTCGTGCTGACTGACTATGTCGGAACTCGTCGAAGAAGGAATAAGCTAGGTAGGGATTTAAGTATTTAACGTGTAATAAAACTATCCACatggctttttttaaaaaacattaaatatgTACAACTTCAAGTAGGGTAAAAATTGGGGTATATTGAAAAATTTATGGTAAAAAAATGTCACATAGAAGGCACATTaccagggacggagccaaaCATTTTAACGGGAGggggccaatttttttttcccgagtaagggttaaagtatatatataaagtcaaattttaagtaaattaaacgtaacctagttttatatttttattattctcttcaaattaaaaatcaataaacaaaattgaaaagaaagttttttgaaaaaaaaagaagtaaagaaaatCTCTgttcaaagattcagaaaataaaaataaataaattctcagTTTCTTactgaaattaaaattttcaattaaataaattatgtaCTTTTCGACATTCCCATAAGGCTTTGCCTAAATGACATATGAGATATATTAATAGCTGGTTccattacttttaatttttttaattacttggtCTGTAGGAAAAAGTTGGCGCCACAGGCCAACATGTATTAAGTAATGCATCCTTTAGGTTGAATTTGAAGAAAGTCAGACGTTGGTAATTGGTAAGTTGAGAAGAAAGTACAGACCCGGCCACCTATTAAACGCATCGTTTCAGTGACATATAATTTAAACGCAACGTTTtgacaaaataactaaaacactGAAGTCGTCTTCTTCCCTCTTCTAACCTAAAATTCTTAACAGTAACATTAGAACtaacaaaaatacataaaaacagaCCACCACCCACTCGTAactatttttttcaagaaattgagggggggccatggcccgtaccccccccccccccccccccccctcctccgtCACTGCACGTTAccattttttcatttattataaCAGATAACGTTAACGGACGGGTGTTTTTTACACAAAATGgtaatttgataattttggtGTATTCAAATGTTACACTTGTCATTTTGTGGGGCCAGCTCGAAAACGAGTGGTAATTTAGGGAGCAAAAGTATATTTATtcccaaaaaattataaagctAATAATTAACAATGTCACATTAAtaaagtaagataaaaatatagtgtataacattactcttattaaaaacaatttatGTCAAATGGTAGAAATGACCATTTTTAAGATACTTTTAGTATTTAACTCGATaccaaaaatactaaaaatcatACTGTTATCCTACTTTGTCAATAAATTtgttaggcaaaaaaaaaaagtggttcaAGTAAACCAACTTCATGCTGAAGCCCTTGTTCGTCGAATTACAAGCTAGTGTAACTTAGTTCGGCTATTGGACAGAGATGTAATCACAATATAAAGTAATATGAAAGTTTTAGCCTAAGCCATGTGGGacaacaaacatgaaaattgaTAAATCTCGACTGGCTATACTGACACTCATTCAAGTGGTGTGATTCACCTGATTTCGTTaaatttgggttgtttttgacaatttttgCAGTGCGTGGGTGGTCAAGATAGATTGTTATTCATTAGATTTGTTGGGGTGCAACAATGCCGCCCTGCTCATCTAAACGGTTTTTAAAACATGCTATGAGGGGTACTATTTCAAATGTCATAAAAGCCTTTGACTTCATTCACTGATCACCAATTGGTTTTCGGATGAGATGATTTGTTGGGGTGTAACAATGCTGCCCTGCTCACCTAGACGGCTCTTAGAATATGCCTTGTGGGGTGCTATTTCAAATGCCATAAAAGACAATGACTTCCTTCACTAGACACCAATTAGTTTTCAGATAAGATGGTCAAAGCTAGGCCCGATTCAACAAATAGTATCAAAGCCAAGGTCATGGGTTCGAGTTGTAGGAGCGTCACATTGAGGGATGGATTATTGGGTTACAATAGTGCTTGCTCTGCTCACATAGACGGCTCTTAAAACATGCCTTGCGATGTGCGATTTTGAATACCATAAAAAGCTTTAGTTTTCCTCACTAGACACTAATTAGTTTTCAGATGAGATGGTCAAAGACTTGATCCAACAAGATTGTTAATGGAggaaaacaattcaaaattgtaaaatatatatatatcaaatagcTTTGGCAATTATGTGAGATGAGGTATGTTAATTAATTACCCAAAGAGTCTAACATAAATCAAGTGAGATATACATGGGGGTGCTTTGTAGGTAATAACTGAATATTTGAACGTCTCGTAACAGGTAATGCAACATGGCTTTGattgataaaactttttttttccttaaaactatttttatttttatgttgcttCATAACaccttttcaaataaaaagcaaaaaatattatctaaaaagcattaataaaCGAAGCCCATATGTCAATCACTAGAGCTAGGAAAAAACTATATCAAGTTTACGTGGCGTTCTAaacattaatatattaatgctacattaatatattaatgccAAAGTAACTAGTAGGCTAATTTTAGAGAGGGTAGGAATCAATAGTACTGTGGAAAGGAGAGTAAATGAGTAATGGGCACACCTCGGGACTTAGGGTTTCTCACTTTCTTTATAAGACCGAAGACCGCCATAAGTAAGCAAGTTTGATATGAAAAACATCGGAGGTCAAGGGTTTAGTACTATGGACACAGACAGATCCTCCTAAACGTTTTTCCTTCTAGATATTTCCTATCGTGCTCCTTTCTTAGAGGGTTAATCCTTTTTTACAGTGCTAGATCCCAATAGGCAAGGCCGTTAAGGGGGTGGTACTTTTCCTTTATATAGCCTGcttaatgtgtatatatatcagTCAGTTAGAGGACCGTCAGTTCATGAAACCCATTGAAGACCTTCAAACAACGTACTGAGGATTTGTCGATCAATCGTCTAGTTAAGGGGGCATTTCAATAGTTGGTGTTCCTTCATTCAGTAAACTTCCTTCATCCAGTAAACCATTCGAGGAACCCATGTTGGGGGGAGTCGGGGGACACTTGATCCCTTGCAGTATTTCATatcaccatttttctttttctttttgtcttttagttttgtcctccaaacttaaatttttagttCCAACCCTGGCTCACcgcaaataaaaaaactcaacaaGAAAATACCAATTACaatttgagaaatgattattgGACAACTCTtgacataatttttgtacaactccaacaactttttttcaaactaattatcggatttgttttcctacatgtggatcttaaatatctaatgatttatcttataaaaaataaaaaaataaaaaaattgtacaagaTTTATATGAAAATTGTAAACTATTATAATATCTCTTAGAATTTAGCACTACAAAGATTTAGAACAACAATCATATAACATGAATGTGTGGCTCACAAGATTCGAATAAAGCTTAAGCCCAAATCTAAACACACAAATGGACTTTGGAGCCGAAACCAACACACACAATTGTGGGTTTGGACTTTGGATTGTGTTGTGTTCCATCATCATCCATGAACAAGGCCTACTGGGTCTGGTCCAAGCAACTTCCCCtactaaaaaaagaagattcCCAGAATAATAACAGTAGATGCGAAAGCTAACACAGACACAAACACTGGTCACTTTCTAGACTCTTCTCGTTTCCTCGAATCCCCATCTCCTTTTGACAAATGAATTTTGTATatcatgtgtttatttttatttttacattttatttttaaatttataaaacttatatattaaaattcataaattcaataataaatttgaaacttaattatacgaaaaataaataaataaatatacaaaaatgTGCAAAAATTTCCAggtctcctttttcttttccttgaacAAAAGGCAAAAGCCACCGCACTCTCCTTCGCACACCAAAATAGCCATCAACACGAACATATAgagtattaaaataattaagaaagaCAAATATAACAAATATCTTTGCACGCAAAAGAATAATTAAACCCTTTTGAAATCGTCCACTGTTCACCCAAACAAACCTGATTCTCTACCGATACCCATACGACGCCGTATCAGTTTCTATCGCCTGCCGACAATGTCCGTCTCCGGAGGTGTCTCGATTGCCCGGAACCGCGGCGAGAACCGGTTCTACAATCCCCCACACGTGCGACAACGACAACAGCAGCAACAACGACAACAAGTAGAGCAGCAGCAAGAGAAGCATCAGAGACCGTCGACTTGTTCTTCTTCGGTGGAGTCGGAGAAAAGGGCTGGCTCCGATGAGTGCGCGTCGTTTTCTTCTTCCACGACGATGAAGTCCGATTGTTCGGTTTCTGGGTTGGGTTCGGGTTTGGGAGCGAGCGATGCCGCCACGAATTTGGATCGGTTCTTGGAGTACACGACTCCGGCGGTGCCCGCTCAGTATTTTCCTAAGGTGAGTTTTggataaagagaaaaaagaatcgaaatttagggtttctaaaccctaatttgtttCCTTTCCTGTTGGGTCCTTGTgcttctgtttggttgctgagaaatcATTCGGAAATGTAATGAATATGAGGTTGaagttttgggttttgttggttttgatgaTTTGAATTTAGATCATTAGGTCCCAAATGCTGAAATCTTATGATTCGTAATCAAAGCCTTTTTCTTAAAATCGCCAGCTTTTGTATCTCTATGATCAAAAAACTTGAACCCTTGTCCTTTAGAGATCAattaggattaaaaaaaaagaaatgtatgAAAATGCAACTAAATGGAGCCCAATTCGATTATAGGAATCAGGTTATTCTGATTTTAGGAATTGAAAGAAAACAATTACTTAACATTTGTTTGTGTGATTTTTTACTAGTGAATTGTTTTATCTTAAACGTATGGTTCTTATTAACGGCATTGTTTGGGGTAATATTAGACAAGCATGAGGGGATGGAGGACTCGTGAGCCGGAGTTGCATCCATACTTTGTGCTCGGCGATCTGTGGGAGTCCTTTAAGGAATGGAGCGCATATGGAGCAGGTGTGCCTCTTTTGTTGAATGGAAGTGACTCTGTCGTTCAGTATTATGTGCCATACTTGTCTGGCATTCAGCTCTATATAGATCCATCAAAGCCCTCTCCAAGACTGAGGTGAGGAATTATAACCGGGTTCTATATgtattttcaattcaattaactGATTCTGTTTCAAATGAATATTCTATTTTATCCTTTTAATAGATTTATTCAGGTTTGGATTTTTGATGCAccaaactattaaatttgtcTTTTAGGAGGACTTGCCTAGATAGAATTGTTGCTGCTCATgaaaaatttatgaattaagaAATCCTCTTGGATATCAATAGACACCTGTAATTGCTTCTTTTAAGCAATGTGCTTGTTTGGATCTCTGCTGCTAtgttaattttgcatttttgttatatttaggTTGTGAGGGTTTTGATTTAAATGCTATCTTGTGGAGAATCCCTCAATGCATAATTGAAATTAGCAAGAAATGTAGATGGAAACTGAtatgtattttaattaatgggttttggttttttcttgtaCTTGGTTTTGGGTACTATGTCTCTTGAGTCCACTTCACAAGattcaattcttttcttttcttttctttttctgagtCACAAGATTCAAGTCTTGCTCACAACATTCTTCTTGTTAGTGAGTCATAAGCTCAGAGAGGATTGTGTGTGTTCGCGCATGCAGGGGCACACGTGCCTTGTCTGGTAGTTGCATAATTTGCTTGCTGTCCCACCCAAGTCAATTTTCTATTCAGGGAGTCTTTCTCTTTTTGCTTTCTGACAAGGTAATGACAGCAAAATATGCAAGTCATGATTTTCACTTCTATGTTGCCCATCCTCTTGTTGTCTCTGTAATAATTTTAGATTACACATGTGAGAATTGGAATGCTTGGTCCTTTTTCCCTACGGTACAAAAGTTATTATCAATGTTTTGCACTTGTATTATTTACATTCTATCAAGCTGAACTATAGATCAGGTGAAAAAAACCTATATGGTTTTTGTATTAAACTAGTAGATTCTTCTCTATCCTTTTGTTGGAAAGTAAGATAAGTTTGTTAGCCtcaaagttttcaaaataatcaTATGGTTCTGAAATTCATGATTAAAATGGATGAATGGAAAGTTTGCTTGGTATGTGGTGTGGCTTGACCACAAGAATTGGGCTTACGCACAAATTTAACTGCAGGAGATATTTAGTGTGAAATCCTTGAAAGGCCCCTACAAGCATGGGAAGATAGTAATGACATAACTACATGCCTTGAGAGGATGCCATTTTTGTGTGTTGCtttattgttattataattAATCTGCATTTTCTGATTAAAAATGTGGTAGGTCAGTGATGAATCTGCAGATCTGGAGACATTTGTTTCAAGATATTTGAGTTTGGTTTGAGAGAAACATAGTATTATGGGTATTCAGATATTGgttgctttttttgtttttttgttttagtaagtaattacaatttattaaaaagcgcaacctaagtacacaagaagtatacaagagaaacaccaaaccaattttagaatagaaataaagaaaatcatgaaaaatgaaaacaatcCAAAATAGCCGTCCATTGGTATAGggtattgaagaagaaagcttTTAACTCCCCCCACTGTTCTCTCACGGTTTTCAAAACTTCGATTATTTCTttcctccaaatacaccacatccGACAAGATGGAACCAACTTCCACAATGCTACACTTTGAAGACTAACATAATGCCCTCTCCAATAGGCAAAGAGGTCTACCACTTGTCTAGGCATGACCAACGTAACCCatacaaattgaaaatattattcCATAATGCACTAGCAGTCTCACAGTGGAGTTAGAGATGATCAAATTTCCCactcattttgcacatgcaacaccaatTTACCACTATGATATGTCGTTTCCTCAAGTTAACTGTCGTGAGAATCTTCCCTAACAAGGCTACCCTCAAAGGAACATTACTCCGCCAAATACTCCTCCGAAGGAAAGGATTACTTTTGGGGAATCAAGACATTGtagaatgatctaacatcaaacaaccctcTCTTAGAATGGTCCCAACAAAGCTTATCTTCACCCTCCCGTCTCAATCTAAAAGagtaaaacatattaaaaatcaATCTCTCAATCGTGCGCCGCTCTAACAAAACTAATGCTCTACTGATGAGGGTCTAATCCCCACACCATACGTCATACCAAAATCTAATCTTAGAACCATTTCCTACCTTAAACCTAATATGACTAGAAAAATTCTCTCAACCCGTACTGATATTTTTTCAAAGGCCCACCCCATACGACCCATGAACGTGATTAGAACATCTTTTGCCCCTTGAGTTCCCATATTTCAAATCCACTACACCCTCCACAACGCTTCTCTCTCATGCACGTAGCGCCATAACGACTTCCCCAAAAAGGCATAGTTGAAAAGAAGTTTGTTTCTAACGCCCAAGCTCCTCAAAAATTAGAGAATATACCTTGGACCAGTTTACCGAGTGAAATTTGAAAGACCCACCCCCTACGACCCATAAATGGATTAGAACACCTCGCCCCACGAGTTGCCATATTTCAAATTCACCCCATGCGACCCATATTTATAAGTTTTTGACCCCCAACCCCCTCAAAAATCAGAGAATCGACCTTGGACTAGTCttcaccaatgccaccccacaaAAGATCCAGCTACAACTTCTCTATGCAATTGGCAACACCGGCCAGGAAGGGAAAAATAGACACGAAGTAGGCATATTAGGTAAAGTGGTTTTTAATCAAGGTACCCCTCCGGGCCTCCCACCTTTTGACAAATACATTCTCTTCCATCCCTCCTACCTTTTGACAAAGAAACCCTGCAACCCAATAGTAGCCAGACCATTAACATTATTGACATTGCCAACAGGAATCTATCCTGATTTTGCCAGATTAATTTCAACCTTGAAACAACTTAGAAACATAAGAACAAAAATCACAAGTAACGAAGTTGATCTGGGTTTGCCCTGCGCAAAATcaaggtatcatccgcaaataaaagatgagaaatgttaaatGCACCAACATTCCTAGACCCCACCGAAATAAGTGTATGGATTTGTAGATTTATTCTGAGAGAAATCAATGAAGCAAAAACGGAATGATGGTTGAATTTCTTGATATGAGCCTTCTTTGATTGGTCTTtggtttacttatcaaaaaaagtttTGTAGATTTAATCCATTTATTTTTAGCTCTAGTGGTTGTTGGGTGCATTCTGACTGGGGGAGTTCATTGTCTGAATATGATAGGGCAATCATATAGAACTGATATAAGCGTAAATAATAGCTCTCAAGTTTTGTTATGTATTTCAGTACCTTAGTGCCTAGTTTTTGGGTGTTCGTCAGTAAATATAGTAAATTCTGCTCCCGTTTTCACTGGGAATGCAGACCTATGGCAAGCTTTTGTTAACACCATAAAACACATCTACACAGTCTGAAATGAGACTCATGTGGGTACATGTTTGGCTATGATAAATCCCGCTGTCAATAGATCTTTTTAATCATACTGAAATCATTTGTAATAGCAGCAAGGCTAGTTGCCAGCCTATGTTTCTGGTGTGCTGGCTTAACGACTGCTTGTGTGTATCCTTTCATTGGAAGTCATAATAAACTAACAATCAATCCACCCTTCTTGACAAGGTTAGTTGGTACGTTCCTTGTCAAGCTCTAATACTTGATGAACCAGAGTATGACCTAATTGTCAGCTGTAAACCATAACTTAATTCAGTCTGTACTTTCAGTTCACAACGTCAGATCTATTGATTGCTAGGTGCAATAATACATTTGACCTTCTACTTGGTTACATCTTGTGACAGGAGGCCTGGTGAGGAGAGTGATTCCATGTCATCCAGGGAGTCAAGTAGTGACAGTAGCAGTGACTGTGGAGCAGAAATAGGAGCCAATGGCGTTGTTCATGGCACTTGGAGTCAGCAGAACATTACAGAAGCAAATATCCAGGGCTTGAAAAGAGTTTCACTGAGAAATAAAACCTTTACGGGTTCATCAAGTGACGAAAGCGAGAATGGCAAACCTTCAGGTCAGCTTGTGTACGAATACTTGGAGCGTGATCCACCATTTAGTCGTGAACCTTTGGCTGATAAGGCAAGTGCATTATTAAGAGTCTAGCATTTTAGTTTGCAATGATTTGTCTTTATTATAACATGCACTCATCGTCCTGCACTCAACAGATTTCAGTTCTTGCATCTCGGTTTCCAGAGCTGAGGACATACAAGAGCTCTGATCTATCACCTTCAAGTTGGATTTCTGTGGCATGGTACGTCTTTCTTGTCTGTTTCTGGATTTAGGATGTTATACTACTGGTTTAGTGCATCATATTTACTTACTATGTACATTTTTTTATGAAGGTATCCAATATACAGGATACCCACTGGTCCGACACTGCAGAACCTGGATGCCTGCTTCTTGACCTTTCATTCTTTGTCGACTCCCTTCAAAagtacatctctctctctctctctctctctctctctctctctctctctctctcatagatTGCTGTATTTATGCATGCATCTGTGTCTGCACACGTCTGTATGTCTGATCCCATTTATTCATGCTTTTGTATATCTATTTTTCATTGGTGTGTATGTGTGCACCTGCATATATGTGTGTGCATGCGCACCCTTTTATGCCTGCATACCTATATACTAAAATGTGGTTACCATGTTGTTGGGGCAGTTACAAGCTCTGATGGGCTGCATTTTCGTGGTTCAAGGCCAAAGGAGGTTCACAGCGCTGACTTGTCCATTAATCTTTCGTTGCCCATTTTTGGGCTTGCTTACTACAAGTTCAAAGTTTCTGTTTGGAATCCCAATGGAGCTTATGAATGTCAGAAAGCCAATTCTCTATTGCGAGCTGCTGACAACTGGCTCAGGCTATTGCAAGTCAATCACCCGGATTACAGTTTCTTTGTGTCCCACAACTCAAACTGGAGGTAAGAGGGATCTCCGACTAACTCATGTCTAATCTGAAAATGCAAGAGAATTTAACCTCAAATTGCAGAAAGGATTATTGATCGGATATTGAGTGTATTCAGATTCTAGTATTCCTTGGCTCCTTTTTCTGTCTAGTCGAAGAAGTGCCAAATAATACTCTGGTTATGGGATTTTTTTATGAAAGGCTTGGTAAGCAGAgtaaatgatgatgatgatgatgatatgatCCTTAAGGAAATGGCTGTTCTGAAAGGGGAGTGTGTCTCAATGATGGATATTACAGACGTGAATCCTTATGAGGTATTTTGATGATAATCCATATTTGAGTCGTTTTGTCTTGTGGGGAGGTGGCTTAAAATAGCCTGAAAATGACAGTTGATACAGACTTTTTAACTAGTTTGTCAGatgatgatgaaaaaaaaaaagtttagttcATCTGTATATATAGAACTGGCCTCGCTACATACTTTTTTGTGGCAATAGTTTCCAGGATTTGAGCATCTATTATAAACATCAATGTTTTGGCATGTATGGTTTTGAGCTATGTGTTATTTGATTCGTTTTTCTTGCCCGTGAAGCCATGAAAATGGCCAAGGGTCCCATCCACTCTTTCCTGGTCTTAATCTATTAGTGACAGCTGTGCTGAACGTCGCTTAACACATATATTGCTACAAGTAACCtcattgaaaacaaaaaaaaaaaaaataaaggcgtTTTGGTACTAAGGTACTAAATCTGTGCTACTAGTCGCTTGTTGGGAATCTTGCGATCGTGTGGTTAGATAGTTCTATATCACAAGAGATATATCAGTTGTacaataattacacaacaatgctaatgtgtttagcattttcaaattttttttttttttaaaaaaaaaaattatatatatatattagacacatcaacattattgtgcaaataacatatttaaTGTTACAAATAAGGTTAGTAATTTTTTGCAcaacctgtttaattaaatgaattatgtTAAGATTGATTTAGACAGTCTAATACGTTTGTCCTAACATGTGATGGCTTAAGGGTTAGCCAAGCTTTTACACAACTGACGAATCAAATACGAAATTAATAAGGTAAAATTgacttaattttatattatgtctAGATACAATTCAACATTCAAATACGAATTGCCTCAATATAAACAAAGCCACGATGTGAAGAAAGGATCTATAAGTCGTTTTGGCTCTAATTCTGTGGTAAAACTCGTTTGTTGGAGGAAAAAGAGAACTATAATGTTGTTCAAGGCAAAGCAGGGTCCATGGTCAGGACTAGTATTGGGGCCATCGCAATGGTAGAATATGGACAGTGTCCTGTGTGCCATGTGGCAAGCTAAGGTGCATACAGCACCATACCGCGTGACTAGGGATGGGTTAAAACCCGCCAACCCGCCCCAACCCTTCACCCTATACCGGATTTCAAGGTTTTTTTGCGGGTACAGGTTAAATTTTGTCCAACCcatgcggggtggggcgggttgcgggttggggttttaaaaagCCTCGAGGACCCGCAcagcaagaaagaaaaaaaaaattaaaaaaaaagaccttAACCTGACCCTAACTAAAGTCACCGCACTTGCACTTcatcatttttcatcttttctagaGTCTTCGACTCTTCGGTTTTCATTCTAACTTCTAACCCTTCTAgactcttctcttctttctttctcttctcttcacgATTGCACTTCAGCCTTCTGCTAGGACCTGTCTCCCCATACGCcactcttcatcttcttcaagtttaatttgtttctctCTCAAGCTCTTCTTCAGTTTTTCTTAAATTCTAGGGTTTAGCATTTTTTAATGCTTCTGGTTGATTTGTATGTCTTCTTGTGGTTGATTTGTGGTCTCGGTCTCTGTGTTTCTTGGCCTGAATTTGGTGGGGCTACGGTGTATAAATTATTTTGTTAGCGAATGAGCGttgattttttgggt contains the following coding sequences:
- the LOC133881133 gene encoding uncharacterized protein LOC133881133, whose protein sequence is MSVSGGVSIARNRGENRFYNPPHVRQRQQQQQRQQVEQQQEKHQRPSTCSSSVESEKRAGSDECASFSSSTTMKSDCSVSGLGSGLGASDAATNLDRFLEYTTPAVPAQYFPKTSMRGWRTREPELHPYFVLGDLWESFKEWSAYGAGVPLLLNGSDSVVQYYVPYLSGIQLYIDPSKPSPRLRRPGEESDSMSSRESSSDSSSDCGAEIGANGVVHGTWSQQNITEANIQGLKRVSLRNKTFTGSSSDESENGKPSGQLVYEYLERDPPFSREPLADKISVLASRFPELRTYKSSDLSPSSWISVAWYPIYRIPTGPTLQNLDACFLTFHSLSTPFKITSSDGLHFRGSRPKEVHSADLSINLSLPIFGLAYYKFKVSVWNPNGAYECQKANSLLRAADNWLRLLQVNHPDYSFFVSHNSNWR